Proteins from a single region of Cytophagaceae bacterium:
- a CDS encoding DUF2892 domain-containing protein, translating into MKANMGSLDRILRVVLAVVFAALYFTGVVEGTLGIVLVVAAVIFALTSLISFCPLYPIFGISTKGDK; encoded by the coding sequence ATGAAAGCAAACATGGGTTCTTTGGATCGTATTCTCAGAGTGGTATTGGCAGTAGTATTTGCAGCTTTGTATTTTACAGGAGTTGTTGAAGGTACTTTAGGTATCGTATTGGTGGTTGCAGCCGTAATTTTTGCCCTTACCAGCTTAATCAGTTTTTGTCCGCTTTATCCTATATTTGGTATCAGCACCAAAGGAGACAAATAA
- a CDS encoding Crp/Fnr family transcriptional regulator, translating to MVHIPGISAELLSEIKDRAIEKTVPENTVILKEGQYIKVIPLVLEGLLKVYTQYQEKELLLYYIQPNESCVMSFSSGLKNEPSKIYAMTEEETRMLLLPVDDVMRWTKNFPDFNSLFFSQFNLRYSDLLETINQLLFDKMDKRLLDYLQQKVKMTQKNPLKISHRQIAAELGTAREVISRVMKKLETDGRVRQIGNSVEVI from the coding sequence ATGGTGCATATTCCGGGGATTTCGGCTGAGCTTTTAAGTGAAATTAAAGATAGGGCAATAGAAAAAACTGTACCTGAAAATACGGTAATTTTGAAGGAGGGACAATATATAAAAGTGATTCCCCTGGTGCTGGAAGGGCTTTTGAAAGTCTATACGCAGTATCAGGAAAAGGAACTGCTTCTGTATTACATTCAACCCAACGAAAGCTGTGTGATGTCATTTAGTTCGGGCCTGAAAAATGAGCCGAGTAAGATATATGCCATGACGGAGGAAGAGACCCGTATGCTGCTTTTGCCGGTGGATGATGTAATGCGTTGGACCAAAAATTTCCCCGATTTCAATAGTTTGTTTTTCAGTCAGTTTAATCTTCGCTATTCTGACTTGCTCGAAACCATCAATCAGCTCCTTTTTGATAAAATGGACAAACGCCTTCTCGACTATCTGCAGCAAAAAGTAAAAATGACTCAGAAAAACCCTCTCAAAATATCTCACCGGCAAATTGCTGCCGAACTGGGCACCGCCCGGGAGGTGATTAGTCGCGTGATGAAAAAGCTGGAAACTGATGGCAGAGTGAGACAAATTGGGAATTCGGTGGAGGTGATTTGA
- a CDS encoding DUF2490 domain-containing protein, translated as MQQKPLKLTLLFFLLSGISVLAQDDIIYQNQIWLGTSTQTKLTNKFAISADAHFVPESFFIIRGGGNYSLISNKKSKLNISAGYAHLWLQNPENLKLQRNEHRPWALIWYSVEAGKNTFNNGLRVEGRFRENIANNMLVDGFVYNTRTRYTFQIRHTLYKFRNKNSLYIYGSEDLFYEFGKNVVNKIRLNQNRISVGFGIISGKNTYQLGYLNMLKKSPVNTQLTDAHTAMFIYSRVFDLRKK; from the coding sequence TTGCAACAAAAACCATTAAAATTAACCTTACTTTTTTTTCTGTTATCAGGAATTTCGGTACTAGCTCAGGACGACATTATCTATCAAAATCAGATTTGGCTGGGAACCTCGACACAAACAAAACTCACCAACAAATTTGCCATTTCGGCTGATGCCCATTTTGTGCCGGAAAGCTTTTTTATCATTCGTGGCGGAGGAAACTATTCCCTTATTTCGAATAAAAAATCAAAACTAAATATCAGTGCAGGTTACGCCCATTTGTGGCTTCAAAATCCTGAAAACCTGAAATTGCAACGCAATGAGCACCGCCCATGGGCTCTAATCTGGTATTCTGTAGAAGCCGGAAAAAATACATTTAACAATGGATTGAGAGTTGAAGGCCGTTTCAGAGAAAATATCGCCAATAATATGCTTGTCGATGGTTTTGTCTATAACACTCGCACAAGATATACTTTCCAAATCAGGCACACTTTATATAAATTTCGAAATAAAAACAGTTTGTATATCTACGGCTCTGAGGATCTTTTTTACGAATTTGGTAAAAATGTTGTGAATAAAATAAGGCTTAATCAAAATCGTATTTCTGTCGGTTTTGGAATAATTTCAGGTAAAAATACTTATCAACTGGGGTATTTGAATATGCTTAAAAAATCGCCGGTAAACACTCAGCTCACCGATGCCCACACAGCCATGTTTATTTATTCGAGAGTTTTTGATCTGAGAAAAAAATAG
- a CDS encoding nuclear transport factor 2 family protein: MKKALLIFAFFVTAFNLKAQSATEAISATVKTFFEGMHARDTLKIKSVCDKDLILKSVYIKADKSTSVKNEEFQGFLKSVISIPETVKFEERLLDIKVQNDELVSTAFTPYEFYLNQKLSHKGTNIFILGKIDGTWKILGITDSRIK; the protein is encoded by the coding sequence ATGAAAAAAGCATTACTGATTTTCGCATTTTTTGTAACAGCCTTTAACCTGAAAGCCCAATCTGCTACCGAGGCAATTTCAGCCACGGTCAAAACCTTTTTCGAAGGCATGCACGCCCGCGATACATTGAAAATCAAGTCAGTATGTGACAAAGATTTAATTTTAAAATCAGTTTATATCAAGGCCGACAAGAGCACTTCTGTAAAAAATGAGGAATTTCAGGGTTTTCTGAAATCGGTAATTTCAATTCCCGAAACTGTCAAATTTGAGGAGAGATTGCTCGATATAAAAGTCCAAAACGATGAACTAGTTTCTACCGCTTTTACTCCTTATGAGTTTTATCTCAATCAAAAACTTTCCCACAAAGGAACTAATATCTTTATTTTAGGAAAAATCGATGGCACCTGGAAAATCCTGGGAATCACGGATAGCCGTATCAAGTGA
- a CDS encoding DUF885 domain-containing protein, translated as MKKLLLSALVGLAMFSCKPSENKELNKLFEDYYEERLSFFPLEATSQGDNRFNDQLPIDISEEYRRNLLNFYQTYNDRLDKFDPNGLNDDEKIYYNALKFNLTTEAEALNYPTHLQPFNQFVGLPLTIAQYGSGESAQPFKTAQDYDNWLKRFDKFVIWADTAIANFDKGIKAENVFPAALVKKMIPQMRELAMGEPTAHLFYGPVKKIPASMDATQKTAITDKYTTAIETKVKPTYKKLADYLQNSYLPKARGSSGILSIKNGIHHYKFLTYYWTTSLKSTDEIMQIGLSEVNRIRKEMEKIRVQVGFKGDLNAFLASVRNDPKLMPYKTPEEVLAAFKNIQTKMEPNLKKMFNLTPKTKFEIRRTEAFREASASAEYIQGTADGSRPGIFYVPIPDATKFNVTSGMESLFLHEAIPGHHYQVSLQQENLKIPKFLRFGWYGAYGEGWALYCESLGKDLGLFTDPYQYLGALGDEIHRAIRLVVDTGIHTKGWTREQALQYMLENEAISVEGATAEIERYMAYPGQALSYKIGAMKLRELRGKYMTEMGDKFSLAAFHDEVLKHGCLPLSILEEKLDAWAKIK; from the coding sequence ATGAAAAAATTATTGCTTTCCGCTCTTGTCGGACTTGCCATGTTTTCCTGTAAGCCATCAGAAAACAAAGAACTCAACAAATTATTCGAAGATTATTACGAAGAAAGATTGTCGTTTTTCCCATTAGAAGCCACTTCACAGGGCGACAATCGCTTTAACGACCAGCTTCCCATCGACATCTCGGAAGAGTATCGCCGAAACCTGCTTAATTTTTATCAGACCTACAACGACCGTCTTGACAAATTTGACCCCAATGGGCTCAACGACGACGAAAAAATATATTACAACGCTCTGAAATTCAACCTCACTACTGAAGCCGAGGCACTCAATTACCCTACTCATTTACAGCCTTTTAATCAGTTTGTCGGTTTGCCATTGACCATCGCCCAATACGGAAGCGGCGAATCGGCTCAACCATTCAAAACTGCTCAGGACTACGACAACTGGCTCAAAAGATTTGATAAGTTTGTGATTTGGGCTGACACTGCCATCGCAAATTTCGACAAAGGCATAAAAGCCGAAAATGTATTTCCGGCGGCTTTGGTCAAAAAAATGATCCCTCAGATGCGGGAACTGGCCATGGGAGAGCCTACAGCACACTTGTTTTATGGACCGGTGAAAAAAATCCCTGCCAGTATGGACGCTACCCAAAAAACTGCCATAACTGATAAATATACCACCGCCATCGAAACCAAAGTAAAGCCGACTTACAAAAAATTGGCCGATTACCTTCAAAACTCCTATTTGCCCAAAGCAAGGGGTTCGAGCGGAATTTTATCTATCAAAAACGGGATTCATCATTATAAATTTCTTACCTATTACTGGACCACCAGCCTGAAGTCAACAGATGAAATCATGCAGATTGGACTCTCGGAGGTAAACCGTATCAGGAAAGAAATGGAAAAAATAAGGGTGCAGGTCGGGTTTAAAGGAGATCTCAACGCATTTCTGGCATCGGTAAGAAACGACCCAAAACTGATGCCTTACAAGACCCCGGAAGAGGTGTTGGCGGCTTTCAAAAATATCCAGACCAAAATGGAGCCCAACCTCAAAAAAATGTTTAACCTCACTCCTAAAACCAAATTTGAGATTCGACGTACTGAGGCATTCAGAGAGGCTTCGGCCAGTGCCGAGTACATTCAGGGTACCGCTGACGGCAGCAGACCGGGTATTTTTTATGTGCCGATTCCCGACGCCACCAAATTTAACGTAACCTCCGGCATGGAGTCGCTGTTTTTGCATGAGGCAATTCCGGGACACCACTATCAGGTATCATTGCAACAGGAAAACCTCAAGATTCCGAAATTCCTGCGGTTTGGCTGGTATGGTGCTTATGGCGAAGGCTGGGCTTTGTATTGCGAATCGCTGGGCAAAGACCTCGGACTATTTACCGACCCTTATCAATATCTGGGTGCTCTGGGTGATGAGATACATCGGGCCATAAGGTTAGTAGTAGATACCGGAATTCACACAAAAGGCTGGACACGCGAGCAGGCCTTGCAATACATGCTCGAAAACGAGGCCATATCGGTCGAAGGTGCCACTGCCGAAATAGAACGCTACATGGCCTACCCTGGGCAGGCACTTTCTTATAAGATTGGTGCGATGAAACTCAGGGAGTTGAGAGGAAAATATATGACCGAAATGGGTGATAAGTTTAGTCTGGCGGCATTTCACGACGAAGTGTTGAAACACGGCTGCCTGCCACTGAGCATATTGGAAGAAAAACTTGACGCATGGGCTAAAATAAAATAA
- a CDS encoding GNAT family N-acetyltransferase: MTIRRAQHEDLPAVKLLVDELEETVLNEVDFERVFKKNLLLETHHYFLVWDEKTPLALLSMVFSDHLHHAKTICEIQELVVTATYRNQKIGEKLIEFAKNYCKKKEVDQIELSSNFKRTRAHEFYMRLGFMRQHYKFVMMVE; the protein is encoded by the coding sequence ATGACCATCAGAAGAGCTCAACACGAAGACCTGCCGGCAGTAAAGCTGCTGGTTGACGAGCTGGAGGAGACTGTACTCAACGAGGTGGATTTTGAGCGGGTTTTTAAGAAAAATCTCCTGCTCGAAACCCACCATTATTTTTTGGTTTGGGACGAGAAAACCCCTCTGGCACTCCTCAGCATGGTTTTCTCTGACCACCTGCACCATGCCAAAACCATCTGCGAGATACAGGAACTGGTGGTAACTGCCACCTATCGCAATCAAAAAATCGGTGAAAAACTGATAGAATTTGCCAAAAACTACTGTAAGAAAAAAGAAGTGGACCAGATAGAGCTGAGCTCCAACTTCAAACGCACCCGTGCCCATGAATTTTATATGCGGCTGGGGTTTATGAGGCAGCATTATAAGTTTGTGATGATGGTGGAATGA
- a CDS encoding TlpA family protein disulfide reductase, whose product MKHIIISLFFSVLVLTHIQAQTNFSVKIDAPDLKNDSVYLSYPMSRFNLETLYSYGLKSNSGTKSFGDANGLMMFFKDENLLEGQVSYPQPIYFMSMRGPSQPLFLEKGSLKIKINPDMKFSMVSVSAINEEYKTFIEKYGKYTEGLRPFQNEMDPKITSKHKDLKAYIIKKPNSYVAFWEIVNDLNFYGYSNVYLENLRLFSPAIKKSEPYKKLIEILNKLKITTFPDITFDKDNHLRKSDFAPYKLTFIDYWATTCKPCIEGMPELVKMHENYSKLGVNFISVTDESQTERIAKANKILKDNNISWKNYFDRNDEFVKKLNASGYPFHILVNNEGTILIKKYGELEAIKAEIEKYLQAFGEGN is encoded by the coding sequence ATGAAACACATTATTATTTCCCTTTTCTTTTCGGTTTTAGTTCTAACGCACATTCAGGCACAAACCAATTTCTCTGTCAAAATTGATGCTCCAGACCTGAAAAACGACTCAGTTTATTTGTCTTATCCAATGAGCAGGTTTAATCTGGAGACACTTTATTCTTATGGTCTAAAGTCCAATTCCGGTACAAAATCGTTTGGAGATGCCAATGGGCTTATGATGTTTTTTAAAGATGAAAATCTGCTTGAGGGACAAGTTTCCTATCCTCAACCCATCTATTTTATGTCAATGCGTGGCCCATCCCAGCCACTTTTTCTCGAAAAAGGAAGTTTGAAAATCAAAATTAACCCCGACATGAAATTTTCGATGGTTTCTGTTTCAGCGATCAATGAAGAATATAAGACATTTATTGAAAAATATGGAAAATATACCGAAGGACTAAGACCATTTCAAAATGAGATGGATCCTAAAATAACCTCAAAACACAAGGACTTGAAAGCCTATATTATTAAAAAACCCAACTCTTATGTGGCGTTTTGGGAGATTGTTAATGATTTAAATTTTTATGGCTATTCCAATGTTTATCTTGAAAATCTCAGACTATTTTCTCCGGCAATCAAAAAAAGTGAACCTTATAAAAAACTGATAGAAATTCTGAATAAACTAAAAATTACAACTTTCCCTGACATCACATTTGACAAAGATAATCACCTAAGAAAATCAGATTTTGCACCTTATAAACTCACATTTATCGATTATTGGGCCACTACCTGCAAACCTTGTATTGAGGGAATGCCGGAACTGGTAAAAATGCATGAAAATTATAGCAAACTAGGCGTTAATTTTATTTCTGTAACTGATGAATCACAGACTGAAAGAATAGCAAAAGCCAATAAAATACTGAAAGACAACAACATATCCTGGAAGAATTATTTTGACCGAAATGATGAATTCGTTAAAAAACTGAATGCTTCCGGTTATCCATTTCATATTTTAGTAAATAATGAAGGTACTATTTTAATTAAAAAATACGGTGAACTCGAGGCAATCAAAGCCGAAATAGAAAAATATTTACAGGCATTTGGTGAAGGTAACTGA